Proteins from a single region of Vigna radiata var. radiata cultivar VC1973A unplaced genomic scaffold, Vradiata_ver6 scaffold_108, whole genome shotgun sequence:
- the LOC106754413 gene encoding glutathione S-transferase L3 codes for MATLSVQAVRPPPLTSTSDPPPLFDGTTRLYISYSCPYAQRVWITRNYKRLQDKIKLVPIDLQDRPAWYKEKVYPENKVPSLEHNGKVLGESLDLIKYVDANFEGTPLFPADPAKKKFGEQLLSHVDTFNNDASSSLKGGVVQQASSAFEYLENALGKFDDGPFFLGQFSLVDIAYIPFVERFQPVSVDVFKHDITEGRPKLATWIEEVNKIDAYKETKLDPQEIVDRFKKRYLSQQ; via the exons ATGGCAACTCT TAGCGTGCAAGCTGTTCGTCCTCCTCCATTAACATCCACCTCCGACCCACCTCCTCTTTTTGATGGCACCACCAG gTTGTACATCAGTTATTCTTGCCCCTATGCACAGCGTGTATGGATAACTAGGAACTAcaag AGACTACAAGACAAGATCAAATTGGTCCCTATTGATCTTCAAGATAGGCCAGCTTGGTATAAGGAGAAAGTCTACCCTGAAAATAAG GTGCCATCATTGGAGCACAATGGCAAGGTTTTGGGAGAAAGTCTTGATTTGATCAAATATGTAGATGCCAACTTTGAAGGGACACCTTTGTTTCCTGCT GATCCTGCTAAGAAAAAGTTCGGTGAACAACTATTATCCCATGTTGATACATTCAACAATGACGCGTCCTCTTCATTGAAAGGGGGTGTTGTACAGCAAGCTA GTTCTGCCTTTGAGTACTTGGAGAATGctcttggtaaatttgatgatGGGCCATTCTTTCTTGGTCAATTCAGTTTG GTGGATATTGCATACATTCCATTTGTTGAAAGATTCCAACCTGTATCTGTTGACGTGTTCAAACATGACATCACCGAAGGAAGGCCAAAACTTGCAACGTGGATTGAG GAGGTGAACAAGATTGATGCTTATAAAGAGACAAAATTAGATCCCCAGGAAATCGTTGATAGATTCAAGAAACGTTATCTG TCTCAACAGTGA